The nucleotide sequence AAAAGTAGCGTCCTCATCAGTCTTGCTGTAGGAATTCCTCTCTGCCAAAATAGCCTCCTGAGCTTCGTATTTACCGAGGTTTTTCTCAAAATTATTTTTAATGTAATTCAGCTTGGCTTTGGCTTTTTTGTCGGAATCGGTCTTGCGGTCGCTGCCTTTCAATTTGGCATTGATATTTTCTACCGTTTGCTGGATCTTTTCTTTGCTGATTTTTTTAAATTCCGGCGGTTCAGGGTCTTTGTCCTCTTCCCTTGCCACGCTTTGGGCATATTTCCAAAGGTCCTCTAGTTGGCGGAGCATCTTTTCTTTGTTGGTTTTAATGGCATTGGCCCACACAAAAGTGTAGCGGTTTGCCTGGGCTTCGATTTTCGTTCCGTCCACAAAAACCTGTTTCAAACTTACCAAACCTTCTTCGGCAAGAAGCAAAACCACTTGCGAGAAAATATCTTTGAAAGCCGCTTCAAGCTTGTGAGCCCGAAATCTGTTCACGGTATTATGATCCACGATGCTCATATTGGAGAGCCACATAAAGTTGATGTTTTCGCGAAGTGCTTTTTCGATTTTCCGGGAGGAATAAATGTTGTTCATATAGGCAAAAACCATCACCTTGAGCATCATCACGGGATGATAGCTGGGATTTCCCTCTTTGCTGTAGGCTTTTAGCAGCGGGTCTATATTGATCCTCTCCAAAATATCATTGACAATCCGAACAGGATGATTATCGGGAATCAACTCCTCAAAACTATACGGAAACAACACCGTCTGATTTTGGTTGTAATACTTGAAATTCATAGACAAATATCTGATTATCAGATATAAATATACGAAAAATAACAATTATAACCAAAAAAAAATCCGCCTCAAGTTGTGAGACGGATTCTTATATTGATAACAAAGATTTGTAATTATTTTACTTGATCTACAACAGCTTTAAAAGCTTCAGGGTGGTTCATTGCAAGGTCTGCAAGAACTTTTCTGTTTAGCTCGATGTTGTTTTTCTTAAGAGCTCCCATAAACTGAGAGTAAGATAATCCGTGCTCTCTAGCACCCGCATTGATACGAGTTACCCAAAGGCTTCTGAAGTTTCTTTTCTTCTCTTTTCTACCACGGTAAGCATATTGCATTGCTTTTTCTACCGCGTTTTTAGCTACAGTCCAAACGTTCTTTCTTCTACCGAAAAAACCTTTAGCTTGCTTAAGTACTTTTTTTCTGCGCGCTCTAGACGCTACAGCGTTTACTGATCTTGGCATAATTTAAATTGTTTTTTTTGAAATGTGCGGTAACTATTTCATTACTCTTAGTGGCTCCATCTCAGGGTTAAATTGTTGAATTTGTTTTGAATTCTTATAAACCGAATATAGATTTATAAAAACTACTTAATTGCTAATTGTCTTAAAACACTTTTCGTGTCCACAGCAGCAACGTAAGAAGTTTGCGTTAGATTTCTCTTTTGCTTAGTTTCTTTCTTTGTCAAGATGTGGCTTTTGAAAGCATTCTTTCTTTTGATCTTGCCTGTTCCGGTAAGAGCAAAACGCTTTTTAGCACCTGATTTCGTTTTTAATTTTGGCATTGTTCTGCTTTTTATGTTTTGTTATCAATATTTTATTAATATTCCCAAATGTATTTAAGAATAATAGTTTGCAAAATTACAAAAAAATTCTGAAAGTTGAGATATTAAAAAACCTCAAAAATTAATTTGAGGTTTAATATATAAATTGAATTTTATCAATATTATTTTGCAGGCTTCTTAGGGCTCATCATCATAATCATTCTTTTTCCTTCAAGCTTAGGAAGTTGGTCAACTTTTCCAACGTGTTCCAAATCTTGAGCAAGCTTCAAAAGAAGAATTTCTCCTTGATCTTTGAAGATAATAGAACGTCCTTTGAAGAAAACATAAGTCTTCAGTTTAGAACCTTCTTCCAAGAATTTTTCAGCGTGCTTTTTCTTGAATTCGTAATCGTGGTCATCGGTTTGAGGACCGAATCTAATCTCCTTAACAACTACTTTTACTTGCTTCGCTTTTAGTTCTTTGGTTTTCTTCTTTTGCTCGTACAAGAATTTTTTATAATCCAGGATACGAGAAATGTAAGGTTCTGCTTTGTCCGAGATTACTACAAGATCTAATTCTTGCTCTCTTGCAATTTCTAAAGCTTTGGCTAATGGATAAACGCCAGGCTCTACATTGTCGCCCACAAGACGAACTTCTTTTGCCCGGATTTTTTCATTAATCTGATGTATATCTTCCTGAACAGGTCGGCGCATTGGGCCTCTTCCTCTGTTGTTAAATTTCTGTGCTATTGTATTATAATTTTATGGTTTAACTTTATTGATTAATACTTAAATTAATAAATATTTTAATTTCTTAATTGACTCCGAATTCGAAACCTGTATCTGCTGCTTTTTTGAAATAATTGACAAAATCATCAATACTCATTGCGCCAAGATCGCCTTCGCCTCTTCTTCTTACAGAAATTGTTCCATTCTGCTCTTCATTTTCTCCAACCACCAACATAAACGGAATCTTTTTCAATTCTGCATCACGGATTTTTTTACCCGTTTTTTCGTTCCTCTCATCAATTAATCCGCTAATATCGTGATTTTCTAATAATTGTGAAACTTTTTTTGCATAACCAACATATTTTTCACTGATTGGAAGAATCGTAAATTGTTCCGGACTTAGCCAAAGTGGGAAATCTCCTGCAGTATTTTCAATCAGAATTGCAATGAATCTTTCCATAGAACCAAACGGTGCTCTGTGGATCATCACAGGTCTGTGTTTTTCATTATCATTCCCGGTGTACCAAAGATCAAATCTTTCAGGCAAATTGTAATCAACCTGGATGGTTCCTAACTGCCAGCTTCTTCCCAAGGCATCTTTTACCATAAAATCTAGCTTCGGACCGTAGAAAGCTGCTTCTCCGTATTCTGTAACGGTTTTCAATCCTTTTTCGGTTGCTGCGGTTACGATGGCATTTTCTGCTTTTTCCCAGTTCTCATCAGAACCGATATATTTCTGTTTGTTTTCCGGATCTCTCAAGGAAATCTGCGCTGTGAAATCTCCAAATCCTAGCGAACCGAAAACGTAAAGAACCAAGTCAATGGTTTTCTTGAATTCTTCCATCAATTGATCCGGTGTACAGAAAAGGTGTGCATCATCTTGAGTAAATCCACGAACTCTCGTTAAACCGTGTAATTCGCCAGATTGTTCATATCTGTAAACCGTTCCAAATTCTGCATAACGCTTTGGAAGATCTTTGTAGCTCCATTGCGAAGTTTTGTAAATCTCACAGTGGTGAGGGCAGTTCATTGGCTTCAGCATAAACTCTTCGCCTTCATTTGGGGTTTTGATCGGCTGGAAGCTGTCTGCCCCGTATTTGTCCCAATGGCCGGAAGTAACGTATAATTCTTTCGCTCCGATGTGCGGCGAAATTACGAATTCGTAACCTGCTTTTTTCTGAGCTTTAGAAAGGAAATCCTCTAATTTTCTTCTCAGCTTGGTTCCATTAGGTAACCAAAGCGGAAGACCAT is from Epilithonimonas vandammei and encodes:
- a CDS encoding IS1182 family transposase, producing the protein MNFKYYNQNQTVLFPYSFEELIPDNHPVRIVNDILERINIDPLLKAYSKEGNPSYHPVMMLKVMVFAYMNNIYSSRKIEKALRENINFMWLSNMSIVDHNTVNRFRAHKLEAAFKDIFSQVVLLLAEEGLVSLKQVFVDGTKIEAQANRYTFVWANAIKTNKEKMLRQLEDLWKYAQSVAREEDKDPEPPEFKKISKEKIQQTVENINAKLKGSDRKTDSDKKAKAKLNYIKNNFEKNLGKYEAQEAILAERNSYSKTDEDATFMRLKDDHMQNGQLKPAYNAQISTENQFIVNYTIHQQTNDFNTLEHHLKNFEKLYGEKRLAELEELTADAGYGSEQNYELLEQNNITPYVKYNTFDKEQDVHYQAKHKTFSKEHLHYNQEKDYYICPMGQKMEKTHVSTRKTKTGYPQKLSHYQAKNCDGCPIRGVCHSSKENRSIERNPHLEDYKEKIRELLNSEEGIKKRRQRSVEVEPVFAHLKHCNNFKRFTLRGLKKVELEFGLHALAHNLRKKVA
- the rplT gene encoding 50S ribosomal protein L20, with the translated sequence MPRSVNAVASRARRKKVLKQAKGFFGRRKNVWTVAKNAVEKAMQYAYRGRKEKKRNFRSLWVTRINAGAREHGLSYSQFMGALKKNNIELNRKVLADLAMNHPEAFKAVVDQVK
- the rpmI gene encoding 50S ribosomal protein L35 gives rise to the protein MPKLKTKSGAKKRFALTGTGKIKRKNAFKSHILTKKETKQKRNLTQTSYVAAVDTKSVLRQLAIK
- the infC gene encoding translation initiation factor IF-3: MRRPVQEDIHQINEKIRAKEVRLVGDNVEPGVYPLAKALEIAREQELDLVVISDKAEPYISRILDYKKFLYEQKKKTKELKAKQVKVVVKEIRFGPQTDDHDYEFKKKHAEKFLEEGSKLKTYVFFKGRSIIFKDQGEILLLKLAQDLEHVGKVDQLPKLEGKRMIMMMSPKKPAK
- the thrS gene encoding threonine--tRNA ligase: MLKITLPDGSIREYEGAVTPLQVAQSISDGLARNTISAIVNGKQTEVETTITEDSTVQLLTWNDDMGKKAFWHSSAHLLAQAIMEFYPDAKLTIGPAIANGFYYDVDFGGKPLSENDFEKLEKKILENAKKNSTFNLREVSKADALKEYADNPFKTELIENLPDGEITFVTHDNFTDLCRGGHIPSTGIVKAVKILNAAGAYWRGDEKNPQLTRVYGISFPKQKELTEYLERLEEAKRRDHRKLGKELGIFAFSEKVGHGLPLWLPNGTKLRRKLEDFLSKAQKKAGYEFVISPHIGAKELYVTSGHWDKYGADSFQPIKTPNEGEEFMLKPMNCPHHCEIYKTSQWSYKDLPKRYAEFGTVYRYEQSGELHGLTRVRGFTQDDAHLFCTPDQLMEEFKKTIDLVLYVFGSLGFGDFTAQISLRDPENKQKYIGSDENWEKAENAIVTAATEKGLKTVTEYGEAAFYGPKLDFMVKDALGRSWQLGTIQVDYNLPERFDLWYTGNDNEKHRPVMIHRAPFGSMERFIAILIENTAGDFPLWLSPEQFTILPISEKYVGYAKKVSQLLENHDISGLIDERNEKTGKKIRDAELKKIPFMLVVGENEEQNGTISVRRRGEGDLGAMSIDDFVNYFKKAADTGFEFGVN